The stretch of DNA CTTCACTCAGACCTGCCGCTTCGATATTTTCCTTGGCCAGGTTCAGCATTTCACCAAAAAGATCGCTGCCATAAATGGGCTGGGTAGTTCGAGGCAGTTGTTTGGCCTCGCTTTCCTGCCTCATTGCAGCCCATGCTTGCGAGTCAAAGTTGTTCATTTTTTCAAAGGCGAAATTTCTGCCGAGGCCTGGAGAAATATTGAGCGCCATTTGCGCGGCTTCCATCAAAAATGTGCCGCTACCACACATGGGATCAAGGAAAGGAACGCCGGGTTTCCATCCGCTGAGCATGATGATACCGGCAGCCAGGTTTTCACGGATTGGCGCTTCTCCCGCCACTTGGCGGAGTCCTCTTTTAAAAAGTGCCTGGCCTGAGGTATCCAGATAAAGCGTGAAATTGGATTCATCCAGGAAAGCATGAATACGAATATCCGGTTCGGCAGTATTCACACTGGGACGTTTACCATCGTTGTTTTCACGAAACTTGTCACATACTGCATCTTTGATTTTCAGAGTAACAAAATCCAGGCTGCGCAGCGGACACCTTTGTGCGCTGACTTTGACCATAATGGTGCGATCAACACTAAACCAATCATTCCATGGCAGAGAGAAAACAGCTTTATACACATCTTCTTCTGAGCGGTACCCTCCGTGCGCAACCTGCCAAAGCACTCTGCTGGCAATACGGCTTTCCAGATTGACGCGATAGCACAAAGTGAACGGACCAGAGAAACTGACGCCACCATCAGTTTGTTTAACGAACTGTGCACCCA from Sulfurirhabdus autotrophica encodes:
- a CDS encoding THUMP domain-containing class I SAM-dependent RNA methyltransferase, producing the protein MNQETHRFFAPCPRGLETPLNEELTQLGAQFVKQTDGGVSFSGPFTLCYRVNLESRIASRVLWQVAHGGYRSEEDVYKAVFSLPWNDWFSVDRTIMVKVSAQRCPLRSLDFVTLKIKDAVCDKFRENNDGKRPSVNTAEPDIRIHAFLDESNFTLYLDTSGQALFKRGLRQVAGEAPIRENLAAGIIMLSGWKPGVPFLDPMCGSGTFLMEAAQMALNISPGLGRNFAFEKMNNFDSQAWAAMRQESEAKQLPRTTQPIYGSDLFGEMLNLAKENIEAAGLSEVISLNQANVVEISPPAEEGVLVTNPPYGVRLDELERLAEFYPRLGDALKQKFAGWNAYIFTADLRLPNLIRLTTSRRTPLFNGALECRLFEYKVVAGGMRREKPEKA